The stretch of DNA CAAGGCGCGCGCGCTCGACGCGCTGGCCCAGTCCGAATATTTCGGCGCCATGCCCGTCCCGCTCGACGTCTACCGCGAACAGGTCAAACGGCAATCCATCCGCAACATTCTGGTCACACGCCAGCAACTGGTGGGCGCCATGGGCCACCTCGTCCTGCCCGATGACCTCCTGGACCAGCTTGGCCCCGCCGTCTCCGCAGGCCGTTCGATCCTGATGTACGGCCCCCCCGGCAACGGTAAATCCTCCATCTCCAACGGCATCCGCGACGCGCTCGGCGACAATGTCTATGTGCCCCGCGCCATCGAATACGCGGGCCAGGTGATCACCGTTTATGACCCCATCGTGCACATCCTCGCCCCCGAGGACGCCCAGGACCCCACCGCGCTCCGCCGCGTCACGCCCTATGACAAACGCTATGTCAAATGCGAACGGCCCACGGTGATTACGGGGGGTGAACTCAGCCTCGACATGCTCGACCTAGTCTACAACCCCACGGCACGGACCTACCAGGCCCCACTGCAACTCAAATCCACCGGCGGCATCTTCATCGTGGACGACCTTGGCCGTCAGGCCGAACCGCCGCAGGCACTCGTGAACCGCTGGATCGTCCCGCTCGAAGAAGCCAAGGACATCCTTGCCCTGCAATCCGGCGAAAAGTTCGAGGTGCCTTTCGACACGCTCGTCGTCTTCTCGACCAACTTCCACCCCAACGAAATCTTTGACCAGGCCGCCCTGCGCCGGATCTTCTTCAAGATCAAGATCGACGGCCCGAACCAGGCAAACTTCCTCAAAATCTTCGCCATGGTGGCCAAGAAAAAGGGGATGGCCCTGAACGAGGACGCGCTCGTTCACCTGCTCAAGGTCAAATACCCGACCATCGACAACGTCTATGCCAACTACCAACCGAACTTCCTGGTCGACCAGATGGTCGCCATCTGCAATTTCGAAGGCATCCCCCTGCAAATGCGCCCCGACCTGATCGACCGGGCCTGGGCCAACATGTTCGTCAAGGACGAGCAGATCGTCAAATGATCGGGCTCGCGGGCTGTGGGCGCATGGGGCTGCCGATGCTGGCCGCCCTGCATGATGGCGGCGTGGACGCCATGGGTTTCGATCTGGTGGACCCCGGCCTGCCCCATGTCACCACCAACATCATGGGATTTGCGCCACGGCTCGAAACCCTGTTTTCGGTCGTGCGGGACGAGGCTCAGACAAACGCGCTCCTCTTCGACAGCCAGAACCTCATGGGCACGGCGCCCAACCTGAACCGCATCTTCATCTGTTCGACCCTGTCGCCGCGCTATGTGCGTGGCCTGCGCGACCGCATCCCCGACCACATCACCCTGATCGACGCGCCCATGTCCGGCGCCGTGATCGCCGCCGAAAACCGCACGCTCAGCTTCATGCTGGGCGGTAACGATCAGGACATCGCCGACGCCACCCCGATGCTCGCCCTGATGGGAACCAACTTCCATCATATGGGCGGCTTCGGCGCAGGCATGCAGGCCAAGGTGCTGAACAACCTCCTTGCCGCCTCGCATACCGCCATGACGCGCCTGGTCCTCGACTGGGCGGATGAGGCCGGGCTCGACACCAACCACCTCCTGAACCTGATCGAAACGTCATCGGGCCAGAACTGGCTCGCCTCCGGGTTCGAGACAATCGAGTTCGCCAAACACGGTTACGCGCCCGACAATTCCATCGGCATCCTGGTCAAAGACGTCTCCGCCGCCCTCGACGCCGCCCCCGACGGCGCCGATACATCGCTGCCCAAACAGGTGCAGGCCACCATCCGCGCCCTCAAGCCCCGGACATCGTAAACCCAAAGGCCGGGCGTCAGCCCGATGTCCCGGCCCCTGCGCAACGC from Tateyamaria omphalii encodes:
- a CDS encoding ATPase; translated protein: MNIQVSDVIAPPAPKRLQDMKLPVVMMRDILLKTMFRKNLDMVSDLSEAMCLPIPVVQELIDMCRDQRLMEATGTLNANNGNEMGYQLTDGGKARALDALAQSEYFGAMPVPLDVYREQVKRQSIRNILVTRQQLVGAMGHLVLPDDLLDQLGPAVSAGRSILMYGPPGNGKSSISNGIRDALGDNVYVPRAIEYAGQVITVYDPIVHILAPEDAQDPTALRRVTPYDKRYVKCERPTVITGGELSLDMLDLVYNPTARTYQAPLQLKSTGGIFIVDDLGRQAEPPQALVNRWIVPLEEAKDILALQSGEKFEVPFDTLVVFSTNFHPNEIFDQAALRRIFFKIKIDGPNQANFLKIFAMVAKKKGMALNEDALVHLLKVKYPTIDNVYANYQPNFLVDQMVAICNFEGIPLQMRPDLIDRAWANMFVKDEQIVK
- a CDS encoding NAD(P)-dependent oxidoreductase → MIGLAGCGRMGLPMLAALHDGGVDAMGFDLVDPGLPHVTTNIMGFAPRLETLFSVVRDEAQTNALLFDSQNLMGTAPNLNRIFICSTLSPRYVRGLRDRIPDHITLIDAPMSGAVIAAENRTLSFMLGGNDQDIADATPMLALMGTNFHHMGGFGAGMQAKVLNNLLAASHTAMTRLVLDWADEAGLDTNHLLNLIETSSGQNWLASGFETIEFAKHGYAPDNSIGILVKDVSAALDAAPDGADTSLPKQVQATIRALKPRTS